One region of Armigeres subalbatus isolate Guangzhou_Male chromosome 3, GZ_Asu_2, whole genome shotgun sequence genomic DNA includes:
- the LOC134225599 gene encoding uncharacterized protein LOC134225599, with translation MKPVKHASYFLTNIREQMRVLVERSFKITFVWVPSHCSIYGNEKADSLAKVGAQEGEVYDRQFSSNEFFPLVRQRTLQSWQRNWTHNELGRWLFSIVPKVSGRAWFRGEDLSRGFIRVMSRLMSNHYSLNAHLYRINLVDSNLCRCGAGYDDIDHVVWFCSENDASRERLLDTLVARDLRYSGHPEDAPSRTNPRARRHATSSLTPNARMSSQNSLIPNPKPRPSFNIVN, from the exons atgaaacctgttaagcacgcatcttactttcttacaaacataagagagcagatgcgtgttttggtcgaaagatcattcaagattacctttgtttgggtcccatctcactgctcaatctacggcaatgagaaggcagactcgctggcaaaggtgggcgcacaggaaggtgaggtttatgatagacaattctcgagtaacgagtttttcccattagtccgtcagagaactcttcaaagttggcaaaggaattggacacacaatgaactcggacggtggctattttccatagttccaaaagtttctgggcgagcgtggttcagaggtgaggacttaagtcgaggcttcattcgcgtgatgtcgagacttatgtccaatcactattcactaaacgcacatctgtacagaataaaccttgtcgacagcaacttatgtaggtgcggagccggttatgatgacatcgatcacgtagtttggttctgctcggaaaatgacgcctccagagagcgactattggataccctagtggcccgag atctccgttactcaggccatccggaagacgctcccagtagaaccaatcctcgagcacgacgacacgccacatcgtcccttacgccaaatgcccggatgagcagccaaaattccttgattccgaatcctaagcctcgtccatcctttaatattgtaaactaa